The Nitrosopumilus cobalaminigenes genome contains a region encoding:
- a CDS encoding tetratricopeptide repeat protein, with protein sequence MLKLTLSLFLIFVLILVTVPNSFAEQSAEELFEIGVDYYFEFFDDSVQDSGYKAIEYFDKALEIDPEHLQALIHKAEILHGFDGNFEETMALFDKALEIDPTEPYALVNKGSVLANNGNLEESMALYETALEHNPDFFQAKLNIAIILYSQEKYSEAIPLLQEYLEETDENFDIAEMLLKNAQENRPVTQEEYKELEEKWDPTNLIPITLLIKVVVAYAETDNEEISNDDGGCLIATATYGTELAPQVQLLREIRDNTLFSTTSGTSFMSGFNTIYYSFAPTVADWERESPLFKETVKTLITPMLSTLSIMSLAEDGSEEQVLGLGISVIALNLGMYIAAPAMIGLQVRKIIKFQNY encoded by the coding sequence ATGTTAAAGCTAACACTTTCATTGTTTTTGATATTTGTTTTAATTCTTGTAACTGTACCGAATTCATTTGCTGAACAAAGTGCTGAAGAATTATTTGAAATTGGTGTGGACTACTATTTTGAATTTTTTGATGACAGTGTTCAAGACTCAGGTTATAAAGCAATAGAATATTTTGATAAAGCTTTAGAGATTGACCCCGAACATCTTCAGGCACTTATTCATAAAGCAGAGATCCTTCATGGATTTGACGGTAATTTTGAAGAAACTATGGCACTTTTCGATAAAGCTTTAGAGATTGATCCTACTGAACCTTACGCATTAGTCAATAAAGGTTCTGTACTTGCAAACAATGGTAATCTTGAAGAATCTATGGCACTTTATGAAACTGCCTTAGAACATAATCCCGACTTCTTTCAAGCAAAGTTGAACATAGCGATTATACTTTATTCACAAGAAAAATATTCTGAGGCAATTCCACTTCTTCAAGAATATCTAGAAGAAACTGATGAGAATTTTGACATTGCAGAAATGCTATTAAAAAATGCTCAAGAAAATAGACCAGTCACTCAAGAAGAGTACAAAGAACTTGAGGAAAAATGGGATCCTACAAATTTAATTCCTATAACACTTTTAATAAAAGTAGTAGTGGCTTACGCAGAAACGGACAATGAAGAAATTAGTAATGATGACGGCGGTTGTCTTATTGCAACTGCAACATATGGTACAGAACTAGCGCCTCAAGTACAATTACTAAGAGAAATCAGAGACAACACACTATTCAGTACAACCTCTGGAACATCATTCATGTCCGGATTTAACACAATATACTATTCATTTGCACCAACTGTTGCAGATTGGGAAAGAGAAAGTCCGTTATTCAAAGAAACAGTAAAGACGCTCATCACTCCAATGTTATCAACACTATCCATAATGTCATTAGCTGAAGATGGTTCAGAAGAACAAGTGTTAGGACTAGGGATTTCAGTCATTGCATTAAACTTGGGAATGTACATTGCAGCACCTGCAATGATTGGTTTGCAAGTTAGAAAAATCATTAAATTTCAAAATTACTAG
- a CDS encoding adenylate/guanylate cyclase domain-containing protein: MKIPNNLVHAAFFFTDIVGLSDPIMSTETQTAKIQGLNQMIQECNTYKKTKENEMFVLPTGDGMAIGFKDGLEQPLDLAIEFHKKLKKYNENKTKIDKILVRIGCHVGPVFLVKDILGNLNFWGQGIILARRTMDVGDDWHILLTSTMAESLLEVSLRYKEILYPLHDYEIKHDQKILIYSAHGESFGNKSSPKKGLIEKSIINEKTLEQNQKITFEHVKFELRLQDSDNRIFHRRTYKITNHFEDPIYEITTGIITSVKKSFYDLDVKAFNDDVELQIKSINVDTDFIKEFTIKFEHPVFENEDMEFTITYASEAAKNEFNNKFLINAKKFDLIFSYSSNLKIKNPKAKLIQNETEKQINIEPNIKRGIFTQVYWDTIKDISIGDEIELIWE, translated from the coding sequence ATGAAGATTCCAAATAATTTGGTTCATGCAGCATTTTTCTTTACAGATATCGTAGGATTATCAGATCCAATAATGTCTACTGAAACACAAACAGCAAAAATTCAAGGATTAAATCAAATGATACAAGAATGTAACACGTATAAAAAAACAAAGGAAAATGAAATGTTTGTTTTGCCAACAGGAGATGGTATGGCAATCGGATTCAAAGATGGGTTAGAACAACCATTAGATTTAGCCATAGAATTTCATAAAAAATTGAAAAAATATAATGAAAATAAAACGAAGATTGATAAAATTTTAGTAAGAATTGGTTGTCATGTAGGGCCAGTATTTCTTGTGAAAGATATTTTAGGAAACCTAAATTTTTGGGGTCAAGGAATTATTCTGGCAAGAAGAACCATGGATGTTGGAGATGATTGGCATATTTTGTTGACATCAACAATGGCAGAAAGTCTACTTGAAGTATCATTAAGATATAAAGAAATATTGTATCCACTACACGATTATGAAATAAAACATGATCAAAAAATATTGATTTATTCTGCTCACGGAGAATCATTCGGGAATAAAAGTAGTCCTAAAAAAGGATTGATAGAAAAAAGCATCATTAATGAAAAAACTCTAGAACAAAATCAAAAAATTACATTTGAACATGTAAAATTTGAATTAAGATTACAAGATTCAGATAATAGAATTTTTCACAGACGAACCTATAAAATTACAAATCATTTCGAAGATCCAATATATGAAATTACCACAGGGATTATTACCAGTGTAAAAAAATCATTTTATGATCTAGATGTCAAGGCATTTAATGATGACGTGGAACTACAAATAAAAAGTATCAATGTAGATACAGATTTTATCAAAGAATTTACTATTAAATTTGAACATCCAGTTTTTGAAAATGAAGATATGGAATTCACTATCACATATGCATCAGAGGCAGCAAAAAATGAATTTAATAATAAATTTTTAATAAATGCAAAAAAATTTGATTTAATTTTTTCTTATTCTAGTAATTTAAAAATTAAAAATCCAAAAGCTAAATTAATTCAAAATGAAACAGAAAAACAGATCAATATTGAACCAAATATCAAAAGAGGTATTTTTACTCAAGTGTATTGGGACACAATTAAGGATATTTCAATTGGGGATGAAATAGAATTAATTTGGGAATAA
- a CDS encoding tetratricopeptide repeat protein, producing MGLFGSKENVEDLMYNAMSLMEKNQPKGAISLFNKILKQESKNASALFNKGLALNQIKKYSDAITCFDMVIEINPKDSQAWNNKGISMAENGNIQSAAECYDKAIEVDQKNASALFNKGVLLDKLQEHEEALSILDKAISVDSRKPNVMIYKGIVLGKMKRHEEALNCFQNVCKKYPNNQDAFFQKGVQLAELNQHEKALDVFDEILIKFKENVNVIYAKSRSKAALKKYPEALELLKQAIAKNPKIIRVWAKEEPIFEKLHSNEQFRKLVKL from the coding sequence ATGGGGTTATTCGGGTCAAAAGAAAATGTGGAAGATTTAATGTATAATGCAATGTCATTAATGGAAAAGAATCAACCAAAAGGAGCCATATCATTATTTAACAAAATCTTAAAACAAGAATCAAAAAATGCATCAGCATTGTTTAACAAGGGTTTAGCATTAAATCAAATAAAAAAATACAGTGATGCAATCACATGTTTTGATATGGTAATTGAGATTAACCCAAAAGATTCCCAAGCATGGAATAACAAAGGGATTTCAATGGCTGAAAATGGAAACATTCAATCTGCAGCAGAATGTTATGATAAAGCAATAGAAGTAGACCAAAAAAATGCATCAGCACTGTTTAACAAAGGAGTATTATTAGATAAATTACAAGAACATGAAGAAGCTTTATCTATTTTGGATAAAGCAATTTCGGTGGATTCAAGAAAGCCAAATGTTATGATTTACAAAGGAATTGTATTAGGTAAAATGAAAAGACATGAAGAAGCTTTGAATTGTTTTCAAAATGTTTGTAAAAAATATCCAAATAATCAAGATGCATTTTTCCAAAAAGGAGTACAGTTAGCAGAATTAAATCAACATGAAAAAGCGCTAGATGTTTTTGATGAGATTTTGATAAAATTTAAAGAAAACGTAAATGTGATATATGCAAAATCACGTAGTAAAGCAGCATTAAAAAAATATCCTGAAGCATTAGAATTATTAAAACAAGCAATTGCTAAAAATCCAAAAATTATTCGAGTGTGGGCAAAAGAAGAGCCAATTTTTGAAAAATTACATAGTAATGAACAATTTAGAAAATTGGTAAAATTATAA
- a CDS encoding fatty acid desaturase produces the protein MTPQDFVERSDLRGFLALGRDWGAIIATILFSVWANNFFVYLASVWVIGTFQYAIGEVLLHEASHYNLFKSKKINEFSKIFYAFPFLVLMSAYRTEHRDHHYKMNTKFDHIVGDYEIIGLNNPKKNMFWIWFIKPIIGYSGYFFLYDLRYTKIEKNHLQLIFFWIAIIGIFAYFDRLDILLYYWIIPLFWVFSTQRYWSEIAKHYNTKNTTRSDIGWKNHIFHNAGYHFTHHKYPSIPWYKLSQAHNALCADSVDISSGFLDTYRKLTENLNSEKKSSDIDSV, from the coding sequence ATGACTCCTCAAGATTTTGTTGAACGTAGTGATTTAAGGGGGTTCCTTGCTTTAGGACGAGATTGGGGTGCAATTATTGCAACAATTTTGTTTAGTGTTTGGGCAAATAATTTTTTTGTATATTTGGCATCTGTTTGGGTGATTGGAACTTTTCAATATGCTATTGGTGAGGTTTTGCTACATGAGGCATCTCACTATAATCTTTTCAAGAGTAAAAAAATAAATGAATTCTCAAAAATATTTTATGCATTCCCCTTTCTTGTTTTAATGTCTGCATATCGAACAGAACATCGAGATCATCATTATAAAATGAATACCAAATTTGATCATATTGTTGGGGATTATGAAATTATAGGATTGAATAATCCTAAGAAAAATATGTTTTGGATATGGTTTATCAAACCTATAATTGGGTATAGTGGGTATTTCTTTCTCTATGATTTACGATACACAAAAATTGAAAAGAATCATCTACAACTTATCTTTTTTTGGATTGCGATAATTGGCATTTTTGCCTATTTTGATAGATTGGATATTCTACTTTACTATTGGATAATCCCACTTTTTTGGGTTTTTTCAACTCAACGTTATTGGTCTGAAATTGCAAAACACTACAACACAAAAAACACTACTCGTTCTGATATTGGGTGGAAAAATCATATTTTTCATAATGCCGGATATCATTTTACTCATCATAAATACCCCTCAATTCCATGGTACAAATTATCTCAAGCTCATAATGCCCTTTGTGCAGATTCAGTTGATATTTCTAGTGGATTTCTTGATACATATAGAAAATTAACAGAAAATCTTAATTCTGAGAAAAAATCTTCTGATATAGATTCAGTATGA
- a CDS encoding tetratricopeptide repeat protein, with protein MKDSASSFWKKRSDKLKKENRFEESIEAYDKFIEKDDKYKKKDYWYKKGRDFFEILNWDEAITCFENDLQHNEVTFDSLFYKGVSLYKLEKYFEAIECFNKAWESRCGLYMKYVDQSKTLTKFKEFEQAIEYGNKASQVDLPPGDFWLVKGVCLYKIAKYDESKLCFDNGLEEDPQNSTMQYFLAKCNLKLENPDECISILKKCAKNNKSLSKMLMVDDDFNELNNNPDFAIFLDNPLL; from the coding sequence ATGAAAGATAGTGCCTCAAGTTTTTGGAAAAAACGTTCAGATAAACTAAAAAAAGAAAACCGATTCGAAGAATCAATTGAAGCATATGATAAATTTATTGAAAAAGATGACAAATACAAAAAGAAAGATTATTGGTACAAAAAAGGTCGTGATTTTTTTGAAATTTTAAATTGGGATGAAGCAATAACTTGTTTTGAAAATGATCTTCAGCATAATGAAGTAACTTTTGATTCGTTGTTTTACAAAGGTGTTTCATTATACAAATTGGAAAAATATTTTGAAGCTATTGAATGCTTTAACAAAGCTTGGGAATCTAGGTGTGGTCTTTATATGAAATATGTTGATCAAAGTAAAACTCTTACAAAATTTAAAGAATTTGAACAGGCAATTGAGTATGGAAATAAAGCTTCTCAGGTTGATCTTCCTCCTGGTGATTTCTGGTTAGTCAAAGGTGTTTGTCTTTACAAAATTGCAAAATATGATGAATCAAAACTGTGTTTTGATAATGGTTTAGAAGAAGATCCACAAAATTCTACAATGCAGTATTTTCTGGCAAAATGTAATTTAAAATTAGAAAACCCTGATGAATGCATTTCAATATTAAAAAAATGTGCTAAAAATAATAAATCACTAAGCAAAATGTTAATGGTTGACGATGACTTTAATGAACTTAATAACAATCCTGACTTTGCAATATTTTTAGATAATCCTCTTCTTTGA
- a CDS encoding flavin monoamine oxidase family protein, whose protein sequence is MGYKFFLLGILCVLFVGELVDFSYGQYNKEFYDVVVIGAGISGLSAAESLRQMGLDVVVLEARDRVGGRLWTDNSTGTPLDLGASWIHGVKYSPIYELTKRHDIETIPTLDYSHKEALIYYDSSGNPLSDADEKALDNMYEDFLRFAYEKYEYHSDHPLKEKLFDQYVEYPKNSEKSIQYLLDTYIQLNDLGHLEDEFRHLTNLHFEHEWPAPINNTSARHHNTYLGFAGHEVIFPGGYDQITDKLAEQLDIRLNHIVYSVDYSSKNPDSLVFTTANSVSSGEVIFKSRYVISTLPLGVMKDSVQKDNVSNYGDFQSSPILDTDVGKVTFIPSLPNEKIKSIEKMGMGVMNKVYLEFEKPFWPDEQWLSFLHEGDNIGKWAIFLNVHKVLKDSGNENAPAILMAFNSAQYGKEIEKKSHEEIKQEAIKVLNQAYGTESNPILVSHLISDPLITKWGSDPFSRGSYSYPSIHSSPADYEQLAKKVDGKLFFAGEATTPSFMGVVDGAFLSGVRSAEEVYFEYQWDTKHVKIFYVLLGITSVFVVAWIAFLKYRQHRQIALDLLNRSKEVAWKTSILVVFSMIFVTVVYLWADTQVGIIPDIFDYATVLEDDCIILSELLKVLPYLDLSPQDEEVYYNQFNRCLYQ, encoded by the coding sequence ATGGGTTACAAATTTTTTCTTTTGGGGATTTTATGCGTATTATTTGTTGGCGAACTAGTTGATTTTTCTTATGGACAATACAATAAGGAATTCTATGATGTAGTGGTAATTGGTGCTGGCATTTCTGGATTATCTGCTGCTGAATCACTACGTCAAATGGGATTGGATGTGGTTGTTCTTGAAGCTAGAGATCGTGTTGGTGGCAGGTTGTGGACTGATAATTCCACTGGTACTCCATTAGATTTAGGAGCGTCTTGGATTCATGGAGTAAAATATAGTCCAATTTATGAACTGACTAAAAGACATGATATAGAAACTATTCCCACTTTAGATTATTCCCATAAGGAAGCGTTAATTTACTATGACTCCTCTGGCAATCCTCTTTCTGATGCAGATGAAAAAGCTCTTGATAATATGTATGAAGATTTTCTTAGATTTGCATATGAAAAATATGAATATCATTCAGACCATCCATTAAAAGAAAAACTTTTTGATCAATACGTTGAATATCCAAAAAATTCTGAAAAATCTATTCAGTATCTCTTAGACACATATATTCAATTAAATGATCTTGGTCATCTTGAAGATGAATTTAGACATCTGACAAATTTACATTTTGAACATGAATGGCCTGCACCTATTAACAACACTAGTGCTCGACATCATAATACGTATCTGGGGTTTGCAGGCCATGAGGTAATTTTCCCTGGTGGGTATGATCAAATTACTGACAAACTTGCCGAACAATTAGATATCCGATTAAACCACATTGTATATTCTGTAGATTATAGTTCAAAAAATCCTGATTCATTAGTTTTCACTACTGCAAATTCTGTTTCTTCTGGGGAAGTTATTTTTAAATCTAGATATGTTATCAGTACTCTGCCTCTTGGGGTGATGAAAGATAGTGTGCAAAAAGACAATGTATCAAATTATGGTGATTTTCAATCCTCACCAATATTAGATACCGATGTTGGTAAAGTTACTTTTATTCCATCACTTCCAAATGAAAAAATAAAATCGATAGAAAAAATGGGAATGGGAGTAATGAATAAAGTGTATTTAGAATTTGAAAAACCTTTTTGGCCTGATGAACAATGGCTTTCATTTTTACATGAAGGTGACAATATAGGTAAATGGGCAATTTTTCTTAATGTTCATAAGGTTCTAAAAGATTCAGGAAATGAAAATGCTCCTGCTATTTTAATGGCATTTAATTCTGCTCAATATGGCAAAGAAATTGAAAAAAAATCTCATGAAGAAATTAAACAAGAGGCAATTAAAGTACTTAATCAAGCGTATGGGACTGAATCCAATCCAATCTTGGTCAGTCATTTGATTTCAGACCCTCTGATTACAAAATGGGGTTCGGATCCTTTTTCTCGTGGATCTTATTCTTATCCCTCAATCCATTCTAGTCCTGCTGACTATGAACAACTTGCAAAAAAAGTAGACGGAAAGTTATTTTTTGCTGGTGAGGCTACTACTCCTTCTTTCATGGGGGTAGTTGATGGTGCTTTTCTATCTGGTGTAAGATCTGCTGAAGAAGTATATTTTGAATATCAATGGGATACAAAACACGTCAAAATTTTTTATGTTCTGTTGGGTATAACATCTGTTTTTGTTGTTGCGTGGATTGCATTTCTTAAATATAGGCAACACAGGCAAATTGCTTTAGATTTATTGAATCGAAGTAAAGAAGTTGCATGGAAAACAAGTATTTTGGTAGTTTTTTCAATGATTTTTGTTACGGTTGTATATCTTTGGGCTGATACCCAGGTGGGAATTATACCTGACATTTTTGATTATGCTACTGTTTTAGAAGATGATTGTATTATTCTTTCTGAATTATTGAAAGTATTGCCTTATCTGGATCTTTCTCCTCAAGACGAAGAAGTTTACTATAACCAATTCAATAGGTGTTTGTATCAATGA
- a CDS encoding aspartate aminotransferase family protein: MSNYISEYKKKTKTSAKIFAKSSKLHVNGVSHNIRFYEPYPFVVKSSKGTNLVDVDNNKFTDYWMGHWSLIFGHGKKNVKDALQKQIEKSWMYGTVNEQTVRLSEMISKAVPVAEKIRYVTSGTEATMYAVRLARSVTRKKIIAKIDGGWHGYTSDLLKSVNWPFNESESSGVVNEEKIVSIPYNDLEGSLKILKKHSKDLAGVIIEPVLGGGGCIPATPEYLKGIQEFVHKNNSLFILDEIVTGFRFRYGCLYPTMKLNPDIVTLGKIVGGGMAIGVMCGKKEIMEQADTTGKKKSERSYVGGGTFSANPASMTSGHATLSLLKSKKSTYSKINSLGEFARKEIGKAFDGKVAITGKGSLFMTHFLKDGVEEITNSSHVAMCDSQMLAKYHFKMIAHDGIFFLPGKLGAISDAHTKEDIRKMVLASSNFEI, encoded by the coding sequence TTGAGTAATTATATTTCAGAATACAAAAAGAAGACAAAGACTTCAGCGAAAATATTTGCAAAGTCATCCAAACTTCACGTAAATGGTGTTTCTCATAACATACGATTTTATGAACCTTATCCATTTGTTGTCAAATCATCTAAAGGAACAAACCTTGTCGATGTAGATAATAACAAGTTTACAGATTATTGGATGGGCCATTGGTCTTTGATATTTGGACATGGTAAAAAAAATGTTAAAGATGCATTACAAAAACAAATTGAGAAGAGTTGGATGTATGGAACTGTAAATGAACAGACAGTAAGATTATCTGAAATGATTTCAAAAGCAGTTCCAGTTGCAGAGAAAATTCGTTATGTTACATCAGGTACTGAAGCTACAATGTATGCAGTTAGATTAGCTCGTTCAGTTACAAGGAAAAAAATAATTGCAAAGATAGATGGAGGATGGCACGGATATACATCGGATTTACTAAAAAGTGTCAATTGGCCATTTAATGAATCTGAAAGTAGTGGAGTAGTAAATGAAGAAAAAATTGTTTCAATTCCATATAATGATTTAGAAGGTTCATTAAAAATTCTAAAAAAACATTCAAAAGATTTAGCTGGTGTGATTATTGAACCAGTGTTAGGTGGAGGAGGATGCATTCCAGCAACTCCAGAATATCTCAAAGGGATTCAAGAGTTTGTTCATAAAAATAATTCATTATTCATATTAGATGAAATTGTTACAGGGTTTAGATTTAGATATGGATGTCTATATCCCACAATGAAACTTAATCCAGACATTGTAACATTAGGAAAAATTGTCGGGGGAGGAATGGCAATTGGAGTAATGTGCGGTAAAAAAGAAATCATGGAGCAGGCAGATACTACAGGAAAAAAGAAATCAGAGCGCTCCTATGTAGGAGGAGGTACATTTTCTGCAAATCCTGCATCAATGACTTCAGGCCATGCAACTCTGAGCCTATTAAAATCAAAAAAATCAACATACTCAAAAATCAATTCACTTGGAGAATTTGCAAGAAAAGAGATAGGAAAGGCATTTGATGGAAAAGTGGCAATTACAGGTAAGGGCTCATTGTTCATGACTCATTTTCTCAAAGACGGTGTAGAGGAAATAACAAATTCATCACATGTCGCAATGTGTGATTCCCAAATGCTTGCAAAATATCATTTTAAGATGATAGCCCATGATGGCATATTCTTTTTGCCAGGAAAATTGGGTGCAATTTCAGACGCCCATACTAAAGAAGATATCAGGAAAATGGTTTTAGCATCTAGTAATTTTGAAATTTAA
- a CDS encoding tetratricopeptide repeat protein, with translation MVKLLISLFVILTILTIGPTAFADEIDDNFDNGLDLHEQAFDSKNQALYDDALSQHKSAITFFDMVLDEDPTDIDALIFKGISLHEIADITDNPNYYEDSILVYDILLNLEPNLAAALTGKGNSMIYAGYIYGDDHPYIQEGLALQKQAFQIDPDDFYVLNEYANNLAQLGKYGAAIALYDKMLELDPNDIDALNNKGVALLDQGHYEEAIPYFEKALEQDPLDFLPLLNLGLTLSYLEKYSEAVPIFKDVLKRDPANIDALVNVGIAYLANGMYDKSITSFDKVLEDEPDNFDALKNKATALSYVGEYEDALEIFNDILLESPNDIELLENKAWTHYQLNQYDESLTILEKLLKIDPTNSNALLAKSTVLAETGKTEDAKTVLSQASENSSINVSEKEIIAVNNLIETVEKGGDIQVAKCKVNNDLNLLDFTPIGQIIKIISPPPKQIDCSKAYAESTPQSTPQSTPQSTPQSTPQSTPQSTPQSTQPRGNDDGGCLIATATYGTELAPQVQLLREIRDNTLFSTTSGTSFMSGFNTIYYSFAPTVADWERESPLFKETVKTLITPMLSTLSIMSLAEDGSEEQVLGLGISVIALNLGMYIAAPAMIGLQVRKIIKKSF, from the coding sequence ATGGTGAAGTTACTAATTTCATTATTTGTTATTTTAACCATTCTTACAATTGGTCCTACAGCATTTGCCGATGAAATAGATGATAATTTTGATAATGGATTAGACTTACACGAACAAGCTTTTGATTCAAAAAATCAAGCCCTATATGATGATGCACTGTCTCAACATAAATCTGCAATTACTTTTTTTGATATGGTTTTAGATGAAGATCCGACAGACATTGATGCGTTAATATTCAAAGGAATTTCCCTACATGAAATCGCTGATATCACTGACAATCCTAATTATTATGAAGATTCAATTCTTGTTTATGATATTCTTTTGAATCTAGAACCCAATTTGGCAGCAGCTTTAACCGGTAAAGGAAATTCAATGATTTATGCAGGCTATATTTATGGTGATGATCATCCGTACATACAAGAAGGTTTAGCATTACAAAAACAAGCATTTCAAATTGATCCTGATGATTTTTATGTTTTAAATGAATACGCCAATAATTTGGCACAACTTGGAAAATATGGTGCAGCAATTGCTCTTTATGATAAAATGCTTGAACTTGATCCAAATGATATTGATGCTCTTAACAACAAAGGAGTTGCACTGTTAGACCAAGGACATTATGAAGAAGCAATCCCTTATTTTGAAAAAGCATTAGAACAAGATCCTTTAGATTTTCTTCCATTACTAAATTTAGGATTGACGTTATCTTATCTTGAAAAATATTCTGAGGCAGTTCCAATTTTTAAGGATGTTCTTAAAAGAGATCCTGCAAACATTGATGCTTTAGTAAATGTTGGAATTGCATATTTGGCAAACGGAATGTATGATAAATCAATCACTTCCTTTGATAAAGTACTTGAAGACGAACCTGATAATTTTGATGCTTTAAAAAATAAAGCAACTGCACTTAGTTATGTTGGAGAATATGAGGATGCATTGGAAATTTTTAACGATATTTTATTAGAATCTCCAAACGATATTGAGTTATTAGAAAATAAAGCATGGACACATTATCAATTAAATCAATATGATGAATCTTTAACTATTCTTGAAAAGTTATTGAAAATTGATCCTACAAATTCTAATGCATTACTTGCAAAAAGTACTGTATTGGCTGAAACTGGTAAAACAGAAGATGCAAAAACTGTTCTTTCTCAAGCCTCTGAAAACTCTTCCATCAATGTATCTGAAAAAGAAATCATTGCTGTGAACAATTTGATTGAAACAGTAGAGAAAGGTGGGGACATCCAAGTTGCAAAATGTAAGGTAAACAATGATCTGAATCTTTTAGATTTTACACCTATTGGACAAATAATTAAAATTATTTCTCCCCCTCCAAAACAAATAGATTGTTCAAAAGCATATGCTGAATCAACACCGCAATCAACACCGCAATCAACACCGCAATCAACACCGCAATCAACACCGCAATCAACACCGCAATCAACACCGCAATCAACACAGCCACGTGGCAATGATGACGGCGGTTGTCTTATTGCAACTGCAACATATGGTACAGAACTAGCGCCTCAAGTACAATTACTAAGAGAAATCAGAGACAACACACTATTCAGTACAACCTCTGGAACATCATTCATGTCCGGATTTAACACAATATACTATTCATTTGCACCAACTGTTGCAGATTGGGAAAGAGAAAGTCCGTTATTCAAAGAAACAGTAAAGACGCTCATCACTCCAATGTTATCAACACTATCCATAATGTCATTAGCTGAAGATGGTTCAGAAGAACAAGTGTTAGGACTAGGGATTTCAGTCATTGCATTAAACTTGGGAATGTACATTGCAGCACCTGCAATGATTGGTTTGCAAGTTAGAAAAATCATTAAAAAATCCTTTTAG